TTGGGCTCACCCAACCACAGCTTTGGAGAAACCAAAGTTTTCCTTCGATGTTTTATTCCTCGACTGAGTGCAGACCAATTTTCTCCAGCAGCAGTGGCCAGTCTTCTCCAAGTTGCTGTGGATTTAGCTCCATTGCAACTTTGAAGTCAAGCAAAGATATTGGACAACAGCTTCTCTGTTCATGGGTGCCTTCCAGAGGCCCACAGCTACTTTGCATCTGTGACTGATTACCTGGCCAGACGCCATTAATGACTTTACACTGAGGTTGTTGCTTGCAGACAGATTTCGCCGATGGCTCATGTCCAGATCTTGCTCCGACTAGCTCAACGCAAGACCTTATTAATCGCTTCAGATATGCGTCCAACCCATTATTTAACAAATTAGCAGAGTCTGTTGACACACCTACAAGGCCCTGTGTTCCTGCAATCTGCTCCATACGTTTCCTCAATGTTTCAGTATCAGATAATCCACCACTGTCATAATAACTAGCAAAACTACTGCTTGGCACAGGCAAAGGCCTGCGGGCCCCACCTATACTAGCGGAGCAAAATGGAATTCCAAGCGGAGCCGTAAGTGGACTTCTAATGGAGCTGGAGATGTTAGCCCGCTCCacttcttccccatcttcaaCAACAACTAATTCAAGCTGACCTTTGCTATGTACAGAAACCGgatcatcctgtgatctctttATTCTTGGTTTTTTAATAGGACGCTGAAGCGAAACCTCCTGGTCATTTTCAGGCTGCTCCGCAAGGCCCTGGTGAGGATAGACAGGCCTCTGAAAATCACATGGATATATATCCCCATTTTCCATAATAACTTTGATGCTTTCGTCTGTATTGGTAGATTGTTGGGAAGGAAACCCCACCTTCCCATTTGGTCCAAGAAGGCTTGGCCGATCTTTAAGCTTCCTTTCACGAATGCCCTTTCGGGGTGCATTTGCTGGAACATCCCCATTTGACCAAATTACCGGAGTTTGTGACTGAGTTGGAGTTGGTGGGGGCCCACTTTGCTTATACCCATCTTCTCTTGGAGGAGATTTCTTTCCAGCAGCTACAGCAGACTTCCGGACTTCCTTCTCGTTAACCGATGGTGGGACCTTCGAATGACAAACATTCTTCAGAATTGAACGTATCAACTGGTTGTGGAGAGGGAGATTCTCCCTCCCAACAGTTCGATAACATAGCTTATCAAACTCCCCCTTGCTTAACTTAAGACTCAATAACCCATTCAAATAATGGAAGTAAAGCTTTGACCTCTCTGGGCCAAGCTTCTTCACTATCTGTGCCTTCAAGTCAGCAAGATTGATCCGCGAGTGCTGCTGTGAAGGTTGCATTTCTCAAAACATAAAGTCCATATAAGACTTTCAGAATCACCAATTGTACTTATTGCAACACAAAACCCTGAAACCCCAATTATTACCAATTGAATTAGGGTTTGGTCCCTTTACAACAGCGACTCCTGCAGACACCTGAACCTTGATTTAATTCCACCACGTGCAGACCAGACAATGCAGACACGAATCTCATCGTCAAGAACAGTAACCCtagaaaacagaaaacaaagCCTTCAAATAGAGATCTCAGTGACTTTCGAACTTACTCAACTCAATCCCTCCAAAACCCcgaaaactcaaaattttcaaattccgATCCGttaaaatcaaaaccctaactttcAATCACCAAAACCCCCGGTTCAAAAATTACACGTTACAAATTCCCTCCCATTTTCAACCATGACCTGCAACAAAAAACCCCCCGAAAAACACCTCCCTGTAAGTCGAAAAAACCCTCATTCCATCATAATTCAAAAAGTAAAGAGTACCCAAATTCTCTCTCTGCTCTTAGATCATGAAACGAAGCTAAACAAAACGTAcacttgaaggatttgagttgGAAGTAAGTTCGAGGGTTAAACCGCAAGTTCAAAAAAATTTGCAGAAACACATTACAATACAGAAAACcggaaggaaaattttaagcTTCGGAAAAATGGAAGTAATTGAGAATAGAAGAAATCATATCCGACCTTTTCAAGCTTCTTCTGTGAGTGAGAAATATTGAGATTCAGCGTACGCATCTACAGAGACTTGCTTGATTCCTCGTATGTTCCTTCGATTGCTCTTTATTCGATTTCGCTCCCGAGCTTCcctttctctctgtctctctctctgcttctgcttttaattttaattttatttcctctctttctctctctacataTATTTCTCGCGCTCTTCTGAGAATTAGATTGCACCCTCGATCGCTGCAAGTACTCTCTTTCGCTCTCtcgtttttcttccctttctctctcttcgctCTACgggtcttccttttctttttagtttttttcaaatatttgtttattttgtttcagaCTTATGTAATTCGATAATGGTTTATTAGGTGGACCAAATGGGTGAATCAGGTTGGACCGGAGGCATTAATGTAGTGGTCTAGGCTCCCTAAAATTGTGATTTTGTTGGCTAAACCCTTGGAAGAACGATCATTTACGTAAGGTGGCCGGCAAAAACATTatgcttctttttgtttttttgcataaaaaatggattgattaGTGGTCCGGTCATGGCCTCATGGGTGGTGGATTGGTTCGGTTCATGGGTGAGCAAACTTTGTCTTGATTATGGATAATTtctaacaattttctctttctagtGATTTTTACTCGTAGAGAGGCTTATTTattgagctctctctctctagtttttttggtaaatactCTCTCTCCTAGTTGACATGGCAAGATTGTCCAGTAAATTAAGGGGTATTATTAATAATACGTATTATTTTATCCAATTGAAGAATTTATTGGATATCAGCCGAAATATATTAcgtataactaattaactattgAAAACAAGAATTTGagcaaaattttgaatttatttattgggaGAGGATTCCTAAAAAGACTGCGTAGTTTCTGCACCAGCATTTGAACCAATGGGAATGCATGTAGAAATATCAATAGCAATGGGATTTTTGTCTTTCATATGGGGCAGGACACTCATTTTGCCCTCCCATGTGTCTTGGCACAACACCATATTGtctttttcaattctttttttctttttttgattaaTTTGGTTTTCATTGAGAATGATATAAAATATTGGTCAAATGTCACTAATCATAATgtctaaaaagaaaaggaaagaaaaattgagaaattagTATAATTATTAGATTTAATAATTTAGTATAAACATCGGGAAAATTGATATTTAGGTTAAATGTAATATATCTCATCCAAAGATGAACAAAGTGGGAAATTCATAAACAACTAGGACTCATAATATGTATTAATGTTTattatctgaaaaaaaaaaaaaaggaatcttgTTAATGTCTTGATGAACACACTGGGAACAAATGGGGAGACCTCATCAGCTACCTCATTagtcctttttcttcttgtcaCGGAAGGCCTTTCCAAATTATTGTGTACATATAGAGACTTAAACATGTTCTTAAGAATTAAGGTGGCACGCAAGGCATCTAAATTTTCGCCCTTATTTTTTTgcaaatgaaattttcattttttgtcatGCTACCACTGATGATATTTAAACCATCAAATGCATTCTTAATACTTTTGCTGACCTAAATGGATTAACTGTCAACCTAAGCAAAAAAATAgcatgctcaccaagaggtctcaagttcgagcctcctgttacctacttccctccctacgtatcaaaaaaaaaaaaatgtcaaccTAAGCAAAGGTGGAATTGCTTTCAGCTTTAATGTTAGCAATTATTGCAAAACTAATATTCTCCTCTCCTTTGTAGGATGAACTGTACTTCATACTGTAACACCCCCACCCCATTAACATTGCACAATATTGTTTtctttggcctatgggccttaaggctttaaaacgtgttgtgTCGTCCTATAGGCCTCGaggctttaaaacgtgttgtgTCATATTAAAAagactagaggttattaactagcccagtaatctctccctagccgatgtgggactaaagtgtacacaccctcaccgatctcccatacttaccgtattcttaggtgtcacaaCTTCCCTCATTTCGGTACAACATCCTCGTTGTGACCCCACATGTTGTCGGGGTCtgttctgataccatttgtaatggtCTGACCCTATTAACTTTGCACGATATTGTCAtatttggcccatgggcctcaagattttaaaatgcattgtgcaatgttaaggaggctagaggttattaactagcccaataatctctccctatacgatgtgggactaaagtttacacaccttcaccgatctcccaaaccccctagtacttgTTGCATTCTTGGTGTCACACATACCACttcctctcctccccctcccctttttttaaaaatctctctccctcccctgaCATTTGAAGATTCTATCAAATGTTCCATTAGCCACTGACGATGCTAAACAtgtaaaaagataaaattaaacCTTAGTCTATTACATGTCATTTTAACATCATTTTCCctcctcttttctctatttGGGTTTCTACCATCATGCAAAGAAGCATCGAATCAGAGAACCAAGTATGGGTTACCTTGGGAACTTGCTTACACTTGAATTGTTCATTTCCAAGAGAAATTAAGCATCAAGCTCCTTGTGTGAGTTATGATTTCATAGACAGATACAACCCGAGAAGCATTAAGCAAACACAAATTAAAGTTTCTTAATATAACAAAATGAATCAAAGAACCAAAGGAACCAAAACTAATATTCTGATATTTTGTAAACACACAATGATATTCTCTAGACACAcaaatgcaataaaaaaaaacatatcaaaGTTCAAAGAGAGCATATTCTGTAAATACACAAATGTAGTCATACACACAGTCAAGAAGATAGCTAATACCGACGATATAAACAAAGCGAGGCTTTGCAACGGCATCACAACGAGCTTCGCTTTAACTGAGAGAAGTTGTGACTAAAGCAAGGGTTTCATAACCAAATACTAAGCAAAGGTTTCAGAACCCCTCAACTATCGGAGCTTTATAAGAGAGAGATGAGTGTCATCGAGAGACCCTAGAGGTGAGGTTGAGCTTCACCAACAtagaattttcttcttctccatgtGAAGGAAGATGATGAGGTCTTTTAGGTGTCTAAAACGTCTTCTGGGTATTTTATATGATGCAAGGGTAATTTAGGTATATAAAAACATATTAATTTAGGTATAACATAACATAATTTAATGTTGATGTCATAACTTAACAGTGATTTCTAACGGAAGGGGTACgtttgatagaatctttaaatGTCAAGGGACGGGagtgatatttaaaaaaaaaaggaggggggaacTAGTATTAAGCCAACGGTCAGGGGACAAGAgtgtaattttctcttctttttattgttgCAATGGAAGGCCTTTCCAAATTGTTGTGTACAAAAAGAGACTTAAACATGTTATGAGGAATTAAGGGGGCAAGCAAGGCACCTGAAATTTCTCACTTATTTTTTACCAATAAcactttcattctttttttcatgCTACCACTTATGATATTTCTACCATCAAATGCATTCTTGATATTTTTTGCTGACCTATCTGGATTAACTATCAACCAAAGCAAAAGTCGAATTGCTTTCAGCGCTAATCTTAGCTTTCTTGCAAAGCTGCTATTTACATCATCTGCAACATAACTGAAATGGATCATAATGCCACTAATCTTGGATCCAATCTTTTCTTCACCAGAGCCAAATGTTATAGGTTCAACCACATTGTTAAGAGAGTTGATGAGAAACTCTCTATTTGGAAAGCTAACCTCCTCCAATCTGCCCTCTCTTCTATCCCTGCTTATTCTATGTCTTGTTTTACCTTTCCAaaattcatatataaaaaactTGACTCCAATTACCTTTGGTTTAGGAATGGTGACGGTTCTCAAACAAGGAAGGCACATTTTACATGGTGGCATAAAATTTGCAGTCCAAAATCCATTGGCGGTCTTGGCCTTAAAGACTTTGAAAGTCAAAATAAGGCTCTTCTTTTAAAATTGGCATGGAGACTTATTGTTGagcatttttttatgcaaattatTCCAATTATTTACACCATTTAATTTTTAGAACATGACTACTTTatgtattttctcttattttcataATTCAGGCCAAAAGTGGACCAAGTGCAGTACAAGAATCAGATTCGGCCTAAGGAATCAAATTATAGCTAGCCTGACTAGAGCCTAGAAGATTCTCACTTGGCAAAAATCTACTAAATAAATTTCAAGGATTTCCTATGAGGTGGACAATCTCTACAATGAAGATTTAGGCCGAGTcaactttctattttggtttttaaccaCATGTTGGAATAATTTTTTAGTAGTTTCATATTCATGATCTTCTATATTGGACAATATTTTAAAAGAATCCTATCCTATCTTCTATTTTGAGATTAAGGGAAATATTGTAAAGGGAATTGGATTATCAAATATTTGGTAGTTTCTTTTATaggttttgaattttatttgctttttatttttcttcttctcattctttaaGTAGTTGAaccctataaatagaggagctctCATCTCTCTGAGAGaaccaatctctctctcccctatctttcttctttcacttcatCAGTTTAGCTTTGAAAAATTTATGCTtacaaattataaattttttctcTGCAAAATTTCATTGGAGTCATTAAAGTTATAATTGAAGATTTAGAAGCATATTTGAAATTTGGATATGCGGAAGCTTGTAATTTATTCTcctcttcaataaaattctgcagttgttcttcaattcaaattcttttatttttaattgatatATCTTTTATATAAATAGCCTGATCCTCCCACGGCTAGCTAAATCCATTATTTTGGGATTTGGTTGAAGCCATTAATGGTTAATATGAATAAATAATGGGCATGTTTTAACGGATATGAACCTAGTTACACTTACTACGGTTGACCGTCGCATTGTGTATGTCATCCAATAGGACCATATACATGATAGCCGCCGTAGCCATAGTGACACTAATTAGGATTTATGATGTTTAGCTTAATATTGCATATTGAATGATACTACTCATGGGGTATGTTAGCCATTGTCGCGTTTCCCATAGACCTAAATCATACTATGTGTAATATGTCCCCATCCCTATTATAAATTCAACTTATTCCCATGGTAAATCCCAATCCTGAATGATTCATCCCAATTAATTTTATTCAATTATTCTTCATTggttaattaaatttaatttgatattttaattgttaGAATTATCTTGCATATTTAGTTAAATTGATATCAAGACAACTTGCACTCTGCCTAAATTGGAAGTGTGTTAGTTAAGCACTCAGCCTCCTTGAGTTCTACTCGTAGCTACAGCTAGCACTGTGCACTTGCGGTTAGTATAATTAGTGTGGCTTACATTTGAGCCCAACACTTATCACTGAAGGAAATTTTTATCACTGAAGGAAATTCTCTATGGGTACAGGTTTTAACTTCAAATTACTTTCCACACAGGTAAATTTTCCACCATGCTAATATGAGGGAAAAAGGTTCTATAACTTGGAACAACATTTTGAGTATACTCTAATACCCTTAAGAACATGGTTTTCCAAAAATTTGGTAATGGTTGTAAAGCTAACTTCTCAACTGATCCATGGATTCCCGATGGTGCATTCCTTCTCCAGCCCCAATATCCAAAATCCTACTCTAATATCCCCCCTTAAGGTAAGTGACTTTACTATTATGAACTTTTGGCACGGGAAAAATAAGGATTCATTATAAAACATtgtataaaaaaacaaaagaaatcgtCTAGTTGTATTTACAAAAAATATCTTCAAATTCCTACATGACatattaaatctaaaaaatcccACGATTCAGTCTATTAttcattaaataattaaatacatGTATATCTGTAAATGTGTCAAATAGAtaaaatcataagaaaattcATAAATCAAGCAAAGAATCCGATAAatcccccttccttttttttttttcttttattccttggCAATCTCTACTGTGACTATAGCCTTATCTCCTACGATTTTGATTTCTGTTGTTGGGGGTTTTGCTTTCACCATTTTTAGGGAGTCCCCCTAAAAGAATAAGGGAACTCAATCTTAGGGATTATAGTAATAGTTGTCTTGTTTAGGTGCTTGGCAGCTAGTTTCGAAGAATTGCAAGACTAATTCAGTGATGTGAGGGCCGATCCATCGATCGGTAGCCCTTCGGGGGTTCCTTAGGAATTGATTCACTCTACATAGATTGACTGAACGCAGAAGGAAGCACGTAGAAAAATTCATTAATATTACTTAATGGGAGGTGGCTAAAGccacttctcttctttctttctcccgtGCTTTCCATTGGTCAACAACCAACCATAGCTCTCTATGTTTCTTTTGGTTTATTAATTGCTattcttcctttatcagtagTAAATAACGtactaaaaaaattatttttaaactCTGATTCTGATATTAGATAATGTCACATTTCAAAAAAAGGGGCCTTCACCGCCAaaattgtgataccctactttataaacccgatctaatttcccggttggtttgatttgatcttgcaggacctgaacttGAGCGAGTCGGGgcaagtaccttatggaacatgatggcaagagtactctgaactcaggttggccaaatgagctggagtcagtgcctagCGTAGTTCGCGTACCTAAGCtgtgcacttgcacatatcacgaggccatgtacctataataaaggtacgtagccatattttatgttGAGTATGCATATAATAGTTTACAAGGAGTGAAATACGTATCAAGACCGAACcccatcaaaaatcccaatgtttagGCTATGTTCTGGCCAACTGGTGgatggtcataggtgggtcgatccaccagtgtgacctatcAATTTGGTCACTAGATATttttaccccactataaatagcatttattacctctctttctcctcatttattgttttacacggtagttgagaaaagtaaagaagagagagaaaaagaagaaagaggagagaggaaggaagaagaacatggggaaggagatgatggtTATACATTGCTAGGGGtagatctcttgaatccgacaCTGGATttgtgatcctcatctcgagatctatgatttgaggtgagtaggCGATTGAGAAGACGAGTAAATTGCAACAAGGTTGGAAACCGATACACCTTTTTCATTAGAAtttgtatttttaattttaggttTGAGGAATAAGATATTTTAAAGCATATGATAGGGGGGATTTTTCCTTGGTTATATAATAATTCATTTCATTTATATCTTATAAATAACTCTAGGAAATGtttgtatatttttatttgaggaaCCTCATGATTTAGATTAGGTTTTGAGCCTTGTCAAGGAAACTGGTTTGATATATAGTGCATATTAAATTCTTATAAAACTATATGCTAATAATTaggagttaaaaaaaattatttaaatggTTTTCATATATATGTAGACCTctgtaaaattttatttcattttgaattggttttgtataacaaaaaaaaaaaaaagatttgggaCTATTTTCCATAAGAGACTTTAGGTCACGGTTTTGGGTGGACTCAATACCCTCTTTAAAAACTGTTTTTGGACATGATActttttgtaaatattttaaaaatatctaTAGTCACC
This genomic stretch from Macadamia integrifolia cultivar HAES 741 chromosome 2, SCU_Mint_v3, whole genome shotgun sequence harbors:
- the LOC122068997 gene encoding uncharacterized protein LOC122068997 translates to MQPSQQHSRINLADLKAQIVKKLGPERSKLYFHYLNGLLSLKLSKGEFDKLCYRTVGRENLPLHNQLIRSILKNVCHSKVPPSVNEKEVRKSAVAAGKKSPPREDGYKQSGPPPTPTQSQTPVIWSNGDVPANAPRKGIRERKLKDRPSLLGPNGKVGFPSQQSTNTDESIKVIMENGDIYPCDFQRPVYPHQGLAEQPENDQEVSLQRPIKKPRIKRSQDDPVSVHSKGQLELVVVEDGEEVERANISSSIRSPLTAPLGIPFCSASIGGARRPLPVPSSSFASYYDSGGLSDTETLRKRMEQIAGTQGLVGVSTDSANLLNNGLDAYLKRLIRSCVELVGARSGHEPSAKSVCKQQPQCKVINGVWPGNQSQMQSSCGPLEGTHEQRSCCPISLLDFKVAMELNPQQLGEDWPLLLEKIGLHSVEE